The Ostrea edulis chromosome 1, xbOstEdul1.1, whole genome shotgun sequence genomic sequence ATTTTGAACTACAAGAAGAAGTCCATATGTTTCTTTCTTTATGACGTTTTTCCTTTATAAGCATATCAATGTTTCAGGTTAGATGCGACTGCCGAAGACGGTAGCCTTGGCCGCCTCATCAATGATGATAAGAAGTGGGCCAACGCCACAACAAAAGCTGTGTTGGTGGATGGGCAGCCAAGGCTATTGTTTTTTGCTATCAGTGACATCCCTGCAGGGAGGGAGGTAACTTTTAGTTACAATAAGGGGACTCCATGTTCCTATCCCTGGAGGGTTAAGGTAAGTACCAAGGAATTTAGTGCAGTATATACACACCAACATTCCAGTAAGAACGGCAAAGAGACACTTTTGGAAATCGAAATAAAGAAACCAAGAAAAGCATTAAGACTTGTTTGTTGTATTCATGAAAAGTATCACATCTTAACATGCCGTACAGATACCTACAAACGGGCACTTAAATACAGGTATCTACATACAGGTTCCCATGTAAAGGTACCCACATTAAGGTATCCATTTATTTAAAGGTTCTTACATACAGTGCCTAAATACTGGTACCCACTAGCAGGTACCAAGAAAACGTACCTAAAGTCAGGTAGACACATACAGATATCCAAAGATAGGTATCCACATGTACCCACTTAAAGGTACCTTCATACAGGTACTAAGATACTGGTGCCCCATATGTAATGTTAGGTATGTAATATTGGATCTGTAgatatgtatatagatatccatatgtataaatatatatatcaaaagatgTCGGAAACACCAGTGTCAAAGACAGTGAGGGGCCTGCAGGAAGGTGGGACGGCCGAGCTCTGGCCAGTTTCTCCAGAACTGTTTAGGGAAGAGGTAAATATCAAGGATATGGTGTTCTCCTTAAATGATATCTGACATactttgatgaatattcatatatgCCCCTACATGCAAGCACATATAAAGGTACCTACAATTTGGTACCCACATCAAGGTACCCACATACAGATACCCACATACAGGTACCCACACTCAGGTACCCACATACAGCTACTTTCATAGAGGTTCCTAAAACAGgcatgcacatacatgtacccataTACTAGTACCTGCATACATGTACCcacatatatatacttacatacACCAAATACTGGTACCCACATATAGATACCCATCTTCAGTAAccattaaaattatttcatatgttgCAGGATGATGAAAGAGCCGATCACGGTGGGGAGGAAGAGGAGATTGAGGAGAAGATGGAGGAGGAGAGGGAGGAGGTCTGGGAGGAGGAGAGATGGGGAAAGGAGGAGAGGGAGGAGATGGAGAGGGAGGAGTAGATGGAGAGGGAGGAGGAGAGTGAAGAGGAAAATGAAGAAAGAATGGTAAATATCAATCATACAGTGGTCTCTTTAAATCCCCTCTGAGATACTTTAATGGATATTCATATAGAGACCTACTTGCAAGGACATCTAAAGGTACCTATATACAGGTACCCACATACAGCTACGTTCATACAGGTGTCTACACACAGGTACCCACATACGGATACCTGTTTGCAATAACCCTTAAAATAATTTCAGAGTGCACGTCTAAATGAAGAGGAGGAGAAAGTTGTCGCAGAGGCGGTACACCGGATCCGTACCAACCTTACGGTTAATCCTCGGTTCGAGGTAacattatttcaacaatttagcTGTTGAGGAGGCCAACTGtgttatctatctatctgttcATCTATTTATTTATCTCTAATATTTAGTTTCCAGTGTTGGAGGGTTGGGAGCTCAACCCTGAGAATCCCAACCTGTTCAGGATGAGGCCTAAGGCCTACCCAACCCCAACGAGACAGCTCCCAGAGCACATCAAAAGAGTCAGGGTAAGGAAGATAACATTTTATCCTTCACATGCTCCattatttaatttgaatttctCATAGAAGTTTTGAGATTGACCTCTGTTTACAAACTTATTTCTTTCAGAGAAAAGGAGTCCCCATAGAACGTCAATTTAGCGGTTTGATACCACTCAAAATCAAGTTGAGAAGGTGCGATGAAAAGGTAAATATCTATTACAAAGACTTAATGCTTTACAAATTTATCTTCTCTACTGAAAAATGACACTGAAAAAACATGTGAGAGTGCATTAGTAAAGGAGGATGAGGAGGAGAGTCTTGGACGATGATCAAGAGATGGAACAGGTATACACCTACATTCTAACAGTTACCTATGAACAGATACCAACATATAGGTACCCAAACCCATGTACCCAAATATTAGTACCTGCATACATGTACCCACATACAGATACTTACATACACCAAAGACTGGTACCCACACACAGACACCCATCTTCAGTAAccattgaaattattttatatgttgCAGGATGATGAAGGAGCCGGTGGCAAGGGGGAGGAGATGGAGGAGGAGCGGGAGGAGGAGAGAGGGGGAAAGGAGGAGCGGGAGAAGGAGATAGAGGAGGAGCAGGAGGAGGAGAGAGGGGGGAAGGAGGAGTGGGAGAAGGAGATAGAGGAGGAGCAGGAGGAGGAGAGAGGGGAGAAGGAGGAGCGAGAGAAGGAGATGGAGGAGGAGATTGAGGAGTTGGAGGAGAGGAGTACGGGGAAGGAGGAGAGGGAGGGGGAGCGGAAGGAGGAGGAAGATGAAGAAAGGATGGTAAATATCAATGATGCCGTGGTCTCTTTAAATCCCCTCTGAGACACTTTGATGAATATCTCCTATATGTGTAGTAAAATAAGAGGATACTTATAATACCTAAATAGCTTTTCTGGTGATGTGGTAGATTGTTTATCCTGATCAAGCAAATTGAGCAACTGCGAGTGATACATAATAGTGGCAGAGGTGGTATGAAAATCaagtaaataattttttaaattgttgacaacatTGGGATTTTGGTGTGTGGCTGGAGGCCTCCTAGCCCTTGCCGTTTATTCTAAAACATAGGAGGTTATTTCAGTTTGAGTCCGACGAGGATTGGGATATGCCGGAGGACTGGGCGAAGGCAATTGAAGAGGTGGAGAGGGACCTAGATCCAGATTACACCGTGGAGGAAGAGGAGGAAGTGGAGGAGGAAGGGGAGGAAGGAAATGGAGAGGAGGACGGGCAGGTATATACCTACGTCATAACCCTACGGTCTAGTGGCTATTAAGGCTAAACATAACTcataaaaattgaatatatcaCCTAATTCGAATTCGAATGGGTATGTTTCAGCTGATGAACGTGGTGAAAAAGCCGAGAAAGCCCCGGAGTGAGACAACCACACGGGAGAGAAAAGAATGCCACCTATGTGGCATTCTAGTGGTGAAGCTGCCCCGGCATCTGAGGAAGATGCACGCGCTCAGTAAAGACAATTCCTTGCCGAACCCGCAGGGCAAAAAGTAAGAATCACCtactttcaaaataaacaacggatctcattatttttttattagaaaatacaTTTCCAATTTCCTTCATCAGGAAGAAGATCTGTCCGGAGCCTGGGTGTGGTCGGTCCGTCATACGAATGGACACCCATTTCGTGAAGTGCCATGGCCTGAAGAGGGGGAGGGAACTTCACAAAAAGGTCATTGAGACCAAAAAAAGGTGAATGAGTTATATTTCCCTACCAATCACTAGCATTCCATATGACATTCCATAGCAACATATACCAACAGGTTTGATATTGCGTACCTACATACCTAACTTCAGATACTTAATTCTACTTCCCATAAACACACATACAGGTACTCACTGAGACGTACCCACACAAAAGGTACCCACTTACAGGTCCTCACATACAGGTATCTACAGACAGGACTCCATATACATATACCCACATACAGGTATCTACAGACAGgactacatatacatatacccaCATACAGGTATTTACAGACAGGACTCCATATACATATACCCACATACAGGTATCTACAGACAGGACTCCATATACATATACCCACATACGTGTACCCACATACAGGTACCCATATACAAGCACCCACATACAGGTATCTACAGACAGGACTCCATATACATATACCCACATACGTGTACCCACATACAGGTACCCATATACAAGTACCCACATACAGGTATCTACAGACAGGACTCCATATACATATACCCACATACGTGTACCCACATACGTGTACCCATATACAAGTACCCACATACAGGTATCTACAGACATaacaccatatacatgtacccacaTACAGGTACCCATATACAAGTACCCACGTACATGTAAACAGATACAGGTACCCACAAACCCACAAATAGGTACCCACGTACATGtaccaacatacatgtacctacatacAGGTACCCACATATAGGTACTTATGTACATGACCTTTGGAATGCATACACTGTTTGATGTCTGCACTATTCAAAGTGGTTGATTTTAACAATGTAATGATCAATATTTCAGTGCCACAGCTAGCTCATCAAGGAAAGGGGggcaagaaaataaaaagagtTCTTGGATGAACAGTAAGATTTTTAATATTACATCAAATCTGTGAATCTGGTTTTGTACATCCCACTAACCCTAACCCAGATTGCATCACCTGTATTGTTTTATATTAAATTGAACCGATGAAGGCGTTCTTGGACTGGCAGTGTTCATTCGAGAAGAACCGGTGTTCGAAGAAGGCAAAGCAGCACTGCCAGCAAGTGCATAAGGTGGCAGAGGCCCTTGATAACCCTAGCTCATTCCTGGCCATCACCAACCTTCTAGAGATCCGGGAGAGGTGGTTAGACAACTCCAGGGGGGATTTGGCCCCAGGAACCATCAGGAGCTATCTTGGTAAGATTTTAGCAGTATAAATTGACAAACAAAGTTGAAACCAGGACTTCTAAATCATGAGTTCCATATTGACACTACTTTGATCTTATTGTTTTGCCAGGATCTCTACAAGATTTCCATGAGTTTCTCCTAGATACCAGCAGGATTTCTCGTGAGATATACACTGTCAACGTCGAACGTCTGCGCAGATGGTCTCGGTCCATCAAGGGCGATATCCTGAGGAGAAGGGTAGAGAAAAGGGCCGAAGATGATGGTGCGTGTATTTTTATGCTTTGATAATTGATAATTTGAGTTCTAATAGGATGGGGTTAATCAACGTATTATCACTTACAGAAAACAAGATCGAACCCGAAGATATCCAGACTTTTATGCAGTCCCCCATCTATAAGCAGGCAGAGGAGCTGTTCGGGAAGCATGAGGGTGTGGTCAATGGGGTGTTGAGCGAGGCAGAGTATACTCTGATGATGAACTTTCTCTTGCTCAACACACTCATTGACAACGCGCAGCGGGTAGGAGCCCTCCTCGGCATGACATTGAAGACCATCAGATATGCAGAGAGAATGTCATGTCCTTGTCGtgagtttgagttttctttgttttggttttgcattttgggggagggggttacaTAAAACCATGCACAAGGATTTGCAATTATGGCcttaatgaaatattgatcTCAGTACTGTTTGAATTTTTCAGATAGCGGCCCACAAGACCGGAACAATAGCGCCGGTTACTTTGGTGTTTGTGCCCTCTCTGTAGAGGCAGTTGCGGGTTTTCCTGGAGGTGCGAAGGAGACTTCCCGGATTCGATGAGGCACTTGACCAGGAAAATGCTGCTGTTTTTTTTACATACCCCAGCCAAACACAGAAGCCTTCAACTATGAACTCCTCAACAGTATCAAAGGGGATGAAATCGATATGGAGGCAGGCGGGTCTTAAGAAACCATTGTCGGGAACGCAGCTGCGGAAGACCGCTGCAACATCGGTAAATTTTGCAGCATATAAAAGATACTATAGCATATAGAAATGAATTCATAGATAAATGAGTGAGTGCATAAAATGTCTGGATTTCTGCAGGTGCGCAACAGATACCCAGACAGCAGACTGTTGTTGGCTCAGCAGATGAGTCACCGGCCCAACACACAAGATCAGTTTTATCATCTGACTCAGCAGAAGGAGGATTCAGTCGCAATGGTGGGCGTCATCTCTCATGTGATGAGAGCCAAGAGAACCACAGGACAGGTATACTTCAGCTTAATTTAAGTACTAGAGGTGGCAAGAATTTTCAATAATTtaggaaaaataaaactttttgaaaataatatttgtattaCCATTAGGCAGAGGCATTGGAAGACCAGCCAGGTCCATCCGGCCCCATTTTTGAAGAGGTGGAGGAGGAAGATGAAACCCTCTCCTTGGTATTGCACTAATAAAAAATTTCTGTCTTCAAATCACGTATACAAAGAATTCAACATGAACAAATTAGCCTGAAATTACAGTTATATTTATCCATTCCAGACTGCGACGACATCCAATGAGTCACCGGAAGTACAACACACTCCGCTGCGATTGAAGGTATTGAGTCCATCACCTGCAGACATTTCCTCCCATGGTAGGCGGCTTTTCTTCGAGGAGGAAGCCAAGTTCCTAATCAATGAATGCCACCATCTGATATCTGGTaagcaatatgaaaaaaagCAAAAATAGCTGACGACAACTTCAAATGACTTGAAGTGATCAATTAATCAAATCACCATATAATTTTTGCAGATCCCAATTGCTCCATTACGAGTGTGGCGTGTGCCAGAGTCCTCGAACAAACACCAGAGGGACGGGCGATCCCGTCACGGTTAAAGGGAGTAGATCCCAAGGGCTACCTAAAGAGGATTTCAGACAGGGTCCGCACGGCACAAAGGAACTTGAGGAGAAAAGACCTACCATAGGAGGGGTGGCTCATTGGATAGGAGGAGTGTTAATCGGGGGCGGAAACGGTCCGCTCCGTGTTTTTACCTTTTATGTATGTTGATAGGAGGAGTGTTATTCGGGGGCGGAAACGGTCCGCTccgtggttttttttaatgcatggCAGAGGGGGAGTGTTTATCGGGGGTGGAAACAGTCCGCtccgggttttttttatgtatggGGAGAGGGGGAGTGTTATTCGGGGGCGGAAACGGTCGGCTCCATGTTTTTTTTATGCATGGCAGAGGGGGAGTGTTTATCGGGGGTGGAAACAGTCCGCTCCATGTTTTTTTCTATGTATGGGGAGAGGGGGAGTGTTATTCGGGGGCGGAAACGGTCCGCTccgtgttttttttaatgcatggCAGAGGGGGAGTGTTTATCGGGGGTGGAAACAGTCCgctccatgtttttttttatgtatggtGAGAGGGGGAGTGTTATTCGGGGGCGGAAACGGTCCGCtccgtgtttttttttatgcatgGGGAGAGGGGGAGTGTTCATCGGGGGCGGAAACAGTCCGCTCCGTGTTTTATAGGATGTATGGGGAGTGTTTATCGGGGGGCAGAAACAGTCCACTCCATGTTTTATAGGATGCATGGGGAGTGTTTATCGGGGGTGGAAACAGTCCGCTCCATGTTTTATAGGATGTGTGGGGAGTGTTTATCGGGGGCGGAAACAGTCCGCTCCATGTTTTATAGGATGTGTGGGGAGTGTTTATCGGGGGCGGAAACAGTCCGCTCCATGTTTTATAGGATGTATAGGGAGAGGGGGATTGTTAATCGTGGCGGAAACAGTCCGCTTCATAATTTATTGTACATGTGGCTTTTTGGAAGTGACCAGacattctttgaaatatttgcatgttcATGATGTAGTTGAACTTCATAATTTCTTAAGCATGATACCTACTTTTTGTAACgaactcctctcacagcttttacTTACATTgttcagaccttgtacattatatatgttataaaatattgaagatatacatgtgacattttaaaaatgctactgttttttgagaaattttacatataatatgtaattttcCAGTATGTTTTTTCTACTGCTGTATCTATGATAGATTAACATATCTTAAAGCTACCCGGTCATTTCTTTTCTTGAATCAACTTTTTATATTTGTGTCTGAATATGGTAACAATGACTTGAAATGtcattgttcttgaaattaaattaattgaattgttattgTGTCACTTAAGTTTATGTAGGATCCCTTGATTTGGAGCAGacagtgccagaagtgtgccACAAAGTTGCAGCAAACTGTGTTTCAGAACCAACAATAAAAATCCACAAACATTCGatttgcaagagcttgttctccaTATGACTAGATATTAAGTCgaagcaggctattgacaaacaagtcaGAAGGAGGTTATTGACAGAGAAGTTAATGTTGCAGGGATTTCTAAATTCCCTAAGAGTTTACATTTCCTCTCCTTTTGCCCATCAATGGGCCTCCTTTTCTCCGATTTGGCATTGATGAGCACTTTACTCTTTATTTCTCTGGaattgagaccgaaaacattaaattaCCATTTATTCTTATCAGTCACAACAGgtagtttgttgaaaaattaatcgcgactacagaaatgcagatcttcagatttcacattggacttagccattttcagcTTAAGTGCTTGTTTACAAGACAGCACAGCTTGCATGCGCATGGGCAGGAAAAAAGCTCATTAggatttagaatcagtacattgaattaaaataaattctctaagaatttacattttatctcCTTTTGCAACAGTATGGTAGCCAATCAATGGGCCTCCTCTTCTCCGATTTGGCAGTGACGAGCACTTTACCCTTTATTTCTCTGGaattgagaccgaaaacattaaagtagtctttattcgcattagtcgccatagggagtttgtcgaaaatattaatcgcgactacagaaatgcaGATCTTCAGATTTCACATTGGACTTGGCCATTTTCAGCTTAAGTGCTTGTTTACAGGACAGCACAGCTTGTATCTGCATAGGCGGGAAGAAAGCTCATTAggatttagaatcagtacattgaattaatataaattctctAAGAATTTACATTTCCTCTCCTTTCGTAACAATATGGTAGCCCATCAATGGGCCTCCTCTTCTCCGATTTGGCAGTGACGAGCACTTTACCCTTTATTTCTCTGGaattgagaccgaaaacattGAAGTAGTTTTTATTCGCATTAGTCGCCATAAGGAGTTTGTCGAAATAGATAACCGCAACTAATAGAACGTCATTTTAATAAAAGTGTCACTCTGGACTTAATAGTCAAATTGGTCTACCCCCTGGGGTTAGCATTTATAGTAGAGAtactgaaataatttttctacT encodes the following:
- the LOC130055086 gene encoding uncharacterized protein LOC130055086; translation: MSGFLQVRNRYPDSRLLLAQQMSHRPNTQDQFYHLTQQKEDSVAMVGVISHVMRAKRTTGQAEALEDQPGPSGPIFEEVEEEDETLSLTATTSNESPEVQHTPLRLKVLSPSPADISSHGRRLFFEEEAKFLINECHHLISDPNCSITSVACARVLEQTPEGRAIPSRLKGVDPKGYLKRISDRVRTAQRNLRRKDLP